A genomic segment from Cyanobium sp. NIES-981 encodes:
- the accD gene encoding acetyl-CoA carboxylase, carboxyltransferase subunit beta, whose translation MSLFDWFADRRKAAPVVRVTQEVEEGDGLWSKCPDCGLVVYRKDLIANASVCKGCGHHHRIDSEERIRLIADPGSFEPLDSDVAPTDPLAFKDRRSYADRLRDSQQSTGLRDAVVTGLCRTGGLPLALGVMDFRFMGGSMGSVVGEKLTRLIEEATARRYPVLIVCASGGARMQEGMLSLMQMAKISGALQRHRAAELLYIPLLTHPTTGGVTASFAMLGDLILAEPKALIGFAGRRVIEQTLREKLPDGFQTAEYLQDHGFVDAIVTRPEFRATLSELLRLHGCRELVPA comes from the coding sequence ATGTCCCTGTTCGATTGGTTCGCTGATCGCCGCAAGGCCGCCCCGGTGGTGCGGGTCACCCAGGAAGTGGAGGAGGGGGACGGGCTCTGGAGCAAGTGTCCCGACTGCGGCCTGGTGGTGTACCGCAAGGACCTCATCGCCAATGCCAGCGTGTGCAAGGGCTGCGGCCACCACCACCGCATCGACAGCGAGGAGCGCATCCGCCTGATCGCCGATCCCGGCAGCTTCGAGCCCCTCGACAGCGACGTGGCCCCCACCGATCCCCTGGCCTTCAAGGACAGGCGCAGCTACGCCGACCGCCTGCGCGACAGCCAGCAGAGCACGGGGCTGCGGGATGCGGTGGTCACGGGGCTGTGCCGCACCGGCGGGCTGCCCCTGGCCCTGGGGGTGATGGATTTCCGCTTCATGGGGGGCTCGATGGGCTCGGTGGTGGGGGAGAAACTCACCCGGCTGATCGAGGAGGCCACGGCCCGCCGCTACCCCGTGCTGATCGTGTGCGCCTCCGGCGGGGCCCGCATGCAGGAGGGCATGCTCAGCCTGATGCAGATGGCCAAGATCTCCGGCGCCCTGCAGCGGCACCGGGCGGCGGAGCTGCTGTACATCCCCCTGCTCACCCACCCCACCACCGGCGGGGTGACCGCCAGTTTCGCCATGCTGGGCGACCTGATCCTGGCCGAGCCCAAGGCCCTGATCGGCTTCGCCGGCCGCCGGGTGATCGAGCAGACCCTGCGGGAGAAACTCCCCGATGGCTTCCAGACCGCCGAATACCTGCAGGACCACGGCTTCGTGGACGCCATCGTGACCCGTCCGGAGTTCCGCGCCACGCTCAGTGAGCTGCTGCGGCTGCATGGCTGCCGGGAGCTCGTGCCGGCATGA
- a CDS encoding A24 family peptidase: MPYALQPLTGPAAAPAMSALWFWTACVLGACVGSFLNVVAWRQPRQESLLHPPSHCPRCGTRLRWHDNIPVLGWLLIRGRCRHCHAPVSPRYPLVELLTAGLWVAAVLAPPQAMGPAPWGPGQVLAGWLLLSWLIPLTLIDLDRLWLPEPLCRIGLLLGLGCTALLGFAQGGAVGKALVFHHLLAAGAGLLGFEAVSALAERLIGKPALGLGDAKLAALLGAWLGLTGLGLTVVIAVTSGAAVGLAGRLSGRLGRHDPMPFGPFLAAGGAGVWLLGHGPWLQLLGSLGLVPGP, from the coding sequence ATGCCGTACGCGCTCCAGCCCCTCACCGGCCCGGCCGCAGCACCGGCCATGTCGGCTCTGTGGTTCTGGACCGCCTGTGTGCTGGGGGCCTGCGTCGGCAGTTTTCTCAATGTGGTGGCCTGGCGCCAGCCCCGCCAGGAATCGCTGCTGCATCCCCCCAGCCACTGCCCGCGCTGCGGCACCCGCCTGCGCTGGCACGACAACATCCCCGTGCTGGGGTGGCTGCTGATCCGGGGCCGCTGCCGTCACTGCCACGCCCCCGTCTCGCCGCGCTACCCCCTGGTGGAACTGCTCACCGCCGGCCTGTGGGTGGCGGCGGTGCTCGCCCCGCCCCAGGCCATGGGCCCGGCCCCCTGGGGGCCAGGGCAGGTGCTGGCGGGGTGGCTGCTGCTGAGCTGGCTGATTCCCCTCACCCTGATCGATCTCGACCGGCTGTGGCTGCCGGAACCCCTCTGCAGGATCGGGCTGCTGCTCGGCCTGGGCTGCACCGCCCTGCTGGGCTTTGCCCAGGGCGGTGCGGTGGGCAAAGCCCTGGTGTTCCACCATCTGCTGGCCGCGGGAGCGGGCCTGCTGGGCTTCGAGGCGGTCAGCGCGCTCGCCGAACGCCTGATCGGCAAACCTGCCCTGGGTCTTGGCGACGCCAAGCTCGCAGCCCTGCTGGGCGCCTGGCTCGGCCTCACCGGCCTGGGCCTCACGGTGGTGATCGCCGTGACCTCCGGCGCGGCAGTGGGCCTGGCCGGACGCCTGAGCGGGCGCCTGGGACGCCATGACCCCATGCCGTTCGGGCCCTTCCTGGCCGCCGGCGGGGCGGGGGTGTGGCTGCTGGGCCATGGGCCCTGGCTGCAGCTGCTCGGATCGCTGGGGCTGGTGCCGGGGCCCTGA
- a CDS encoding phosphoribulokinase, which produces MSKRHPVVAVTGSSGAGTSTVKRAFEHIFKREGITPAVVEGDSYHRYERGPMKEAMAAAMAKGENFSHFGPEANLFDKLAELFQTYGATGGGQKRYYLHSVEEAAEHNERLGTNLDPGQFTPWEEIPTGTDLLFYEGLHGGVKGEGYDVAGLADLLVGVVPIVNLEWIQKISRDNAERGYSAEATVDTILRRMPDYINHICPQFSRTDINFQRVPTVDTSNPFMIRNIPTPDESFVIIHFRKGAREKWGIDFTYLLDMIHDSFMSSPTSIVVNGGKMGFAMELILTPIIHRMIQDKNGQA; this is translated from the coding sequence ATGTCGAAGCGTCATCCGGTCGTGGCAGTCACCGGGTCCTCCGGCGCGGGGACCAGCACTGTGAAGCGGGCCTTCGAGCACATCTTCAAGCGCGAGGGCATCACCCCGGCCGTGGTGGAGGGCGACAGCTACCACCGCTACGAGCGCGGGCCCATGAAGGAGGCCATGGCGGCCGCCATGGCCAAGGGCGAGAACTTCTCCCACTTCGGCCCGGAAGCCAACCTGTTCGACAAGCTCGCCGAGCTCTTCCAGACCTACGGCGCAACCGGCGGCGGCCAGAAGCGCTACTACCTCCACTCGGTGGAGGAGGCCGCCGAGCACAACGAGCGGCTTGGCACCAACCTCGATCCCGGCCAGTTCACCCCCTGGGAGGAGATCCCCACCGGCACCGATCTCCTCTTCTACGAGGGTCTGCATGGCGGCGTGAAGGGCGAGGGCTACGACGTGGCAGGCCTGGCGGATCTGCTGGTGGGCGTGGTGCCGATCGTGAACCTGGAGTGGATCCAGAAGATCTCCCGCGACAACGCCGAGCGGGGCTACTCCGCCGAGGCCACCGTGGACACGATCCTGCGGCGGATGCCCGATTACATCAACCACATCTGCCCGCAGTTCAGCCGCACCGACATCAACTTCCAGCGGGTGCCCACGGTGGACACCTCCAACCCGTTCATGATCCGGAACATCCCCACCCCGGACGAGAGCTTCGTGATCATCCACTTCCGCAAGGGGGCCCGCGAGAAGTGGGGGATCGACTTCACCTACCTGCTCGACATGATCCACGACTCCTTCATGTCCAGCCCCACCTCGATCGTGGTGAACGGCGGCAAGATGGGTTTCGCCATGGAACTGATCCTCACCCCGATCATCCACCGCATGATCCAGGACAAGAACGGCCAGGCCTGA
- the leuB gene encoding 3-isopropylmalate dehydrogenase, translating to MTSSHRITLLAGDGIGPEIMGVARQLLDAVARRHGFSLHYDAQPMGGAAIDATGIPLPQSTLEACRAADAVLLAAIGSPQYDSLPREQRPESGLLGLRAGLGLFANLRPVKIIPALIDASTLRREVIEGVDLMVVRELTGGIYFGTPKGRVATPDGVRAFNTMAYSDTEIDRIARVGFDLARERGGRLCSVDKANVLDVSQLWRDRVESLHASSYPDVELSHMYVDNAAMQLVRNPRQFDVLLTGNLFGDILSDEAAMLSGSIGMLPSASLGSDGPGLFEPIHGSAPDIAGQDKANPMAMVLSAAMMLRVGLKQEAAATDLEAAVDRVLARGFRTGDLMSPGCTLVGCRAMGEQLLAALEG from the coding sequence ATGACCTCCAGCCACCGGATCACCCTGCTCGCCGGCGACGGCATCGGTCCGGAAATCATGGGCGTAGCCCGCCAGCTGCTCGATGCGGTGGCCCGCCGCCATGGCTTCAGCCTCCACTACGACGCCCAGCCGATGGGAGGCGCGGCGATCGACGCCACCGGCATTCCCCTGCCCCAGAGCACCCTGGAGGCCTGCCGGGCCGCCGATGCGGTGCTGCTGGCCGCCATCGGATCCCCCCAGTACGACAGCCTGCCCCGCGAACAGCGCCCCGAATCCGGCCTGCTGGGGCTGCGCGCCGGCCTGGGCCTGTTCGCCAACCTGCGCCCGGTGAAGATCATCCCCGCCCTGATCGACGCCAGCACGCTGCGGCGCGAGGTGATCGAGGGGGTGGATCTGATGGTGGTGCGCGAGCTCACCGGCGGCATCTACTTCGGCACCCCCAAGGGCCGCGTGGCAACCCCTGACGGGGTGCGGGCCTTCAACACCATGGCCTACAGCGACACGGAGATCGACCGCATCGCCCGGGTGGGCTTTGATCTGGCCCGGGAGCGCGGCGGCCGCCTCTGCAGCGTGGACAAGGCCAACGTGCTCGACGTGTCGCAGCTGTGGCGCGACCGGGTGGAGAGCCTGCACGCCAGCAGCTATCCGGACGTGGAGCTCAGCCACATGTACGTGGACAACGCCGCCATGCAGCTGGTGCGCAATCCCCGCCAGTTCGACGTGCTGCTCACCGGCAACCTCTTCGGCGACATCCTCAGCGATGAGGCGGCGATGCTGAGCGGATCGATCGGCATGCTGCCCTCCGCCTCCCTCGGCAGCGATGGCCCCGGCCTGTTCGAGCCGATCCACGGCTCCGCTCCCGACATCGCCGGCCAGGACAAGGCCAACCCCATGGCGATGGTGCTCAGCGCCGCGATGATGCTGCGGGTGGGCCTGAAGCAGGAGGCCGCCGCGACCGATCTGGAGGCCGCCGTGGACCGGGTGCTGGCCCGGGGATTCCGCACCGGCGATCTGATGAGCCCCGGCTGCACCCTGGTGGGCTGCCGGGCCATGGGCGAGCAGCTGCTGGCTGCCCTGGAGGGCTGA
- the lpxD gene encoding UDP-3-O-(3-hydroxymyristoyl)glucosamine N-acyltransferase, protein MRFSDLLGLLSEVRDAGGLQAVPHHLAEDACIEAAAAIDQAGPGQISFLDSGHAPGSALDTCRATALLLPARSDDTPKLQELASGRGMAWVVLQDPRLGFAEVLEILVPPVSPPAGIHPSAVVDPTAAVGRGCHIGARAVVGAHVTIAENCCLHPGVVLYDGVALAEGCTLHAGAVLHPGSRLGRGCVVHSNAVIGSEGFGFVPTAAGWRKMPQTGRVVLEDDVEVGCGSTIDRPAVGETRIGAGTKIDNLVHVGHGVSTGRGCALAAQVGIAGGARLGNGVILAGQVGLANRAVMGDGAIASSKSGIHGEVAAGEVVSGYPAIPNRLWLRCSAAFSRLPEMARQLRQLERRRAAQEQASAGGEAGT, encoded by the coding sequence ATGCGCTTCAGCGACCTGCTCGGCCTCCTGAGCGAAGTGCGGGACGCGGGCGGGCTTCAGGCGGTGCCCCACCACCTGGCGGAGGATGCCTGCATCGAGGCGGCGGCCGCCATCGATCAGGCCGGCCCCGGCCAGATCAGCTTTCTGGACTCCGGCCATGCCCCGGGCAGCGCCCTGGACACCTGCAGGGCCACGGCCCTGCTGCTGCCGGCCCGCAGCGACGACACCCCGAAGCTGCAGGAGCTGGCCAGCGGCCGGGGCATGGCCTGGGTGGTGCTGCAGGACCCCCGCCTCGGCTTCGCCGAAGTGCTCGAAATCCTCGTTCCCCCGGTCAGCCCGCCGGCGGGGATCCATCCGTCCGCGGTGGTCGATCCCACCGCGGCCGTGGGCAGGGGCTGCCACATCGGCGCCCGCGCGGTGGTGGGGGCACACGTGACCATCGCGGAGAACTGCTGCCTGCACCCGGGGGTGGTGCTCTACGACGGGGTGGCGCTGGCCGAGGGCTGCACCCTCCATGCCGGCGCCGTGCTGCACCCCGGCAGCCGCCTCGGCCGCGGTTGCGTGGTGCACTCCAACGCGGTGATCGGCAGCGAGGGCTTCGGCTTCGTGCCCACCGCCGCCGGCTGGCGCAAGATGCCCCAGACCGGCCGGGTGGTGCTGGAGGACGACGTGGAGGTGGGCTGCGGCAGCACGATCGACCGGCCGGCCGTGGGTGAGACCCGCATCGGCGCCGGCACCAAGATCGACAACCTCGTGCACGTCGGCCATGGCGTCAGCACCGGCCGGGGCTGCGCCCTGGCGGCCCAGGTGGGCATCGCCGGCGGTGCCCGGCTCGGCAACGGCGTGATCCTCGCCGGCCAGGTGGGCCTGGCCAACCGGGCGGTGATGGGGGATGGCGCGATCGCCTCCTCGAAGTCGGGGATCCACGGCGAGGTGGCGGCCGGGGAGGTGGTGAGCGGCTATCCGGCGATCCCCAACCGGCTGTGGCTGCGCTGCTCCGCCGCCTTCAGCAGGCTGCCGGAGATGGCCCGGCAGCTGCGCCAGCTGGAGAGGCGCCGGGCCGCCCAGGAGCAGGCCAGCGCCGGCGGGGAAGCGGGCACCTAA
- the proB gene encoding glutamate 5-kinase: MTTKPLRRVVKVGTSLLRGSPERPTTAVIADLAASLNRARRRGDAVALVTSGAVGLGCATLGLARRPAEVAALQAAAAIGQGQLMALYQDAFAVRGQTVAQVLLTRGDLASRRRYQNACRTLAQLLDWGVVPVVNENDTLATDELRFGDNDTLSALVAVAVAADELILLTDVDRLYSGDPRHDATARPIDEVRDLGELERLSHGATGGGQWGTGGMTTKLAAARIATSSGIRVHLADGRDPAVLDALLAGERVGTVFQPSVTPLPDRKRWLAHALLPQGSLRLDGGAERALMTRGASLLAVGVVEVSGDFRPREPVRLLSSDGRELGRGLATHGSDELRRLIGRAGVEVVHRDQMALTLAPNDS, encoded by the coding sequence ATGACCACCAAACCCCTGCGCCGGGTCGTGAAGGTGGGTACCAGCCTGCTGCGCGGCTCTCCGGAGCGCCCCACCACCGCCGTGATCGCCGACCTGGCCGCCAGCCTCAACCGGGCCAGGCGGCGCGGGGATGCCGTGGCCCTGGTCACCAGTGGCGCGGTGGGGCTGGGCTGCGCCACCCTGGGCCTCGCGCGCAGGCCCGCTGAGGTGGCCGCCCTCCAGGCGGCGGCCGCCATCGGCCAGGGGCAGCTGATGGCCCTCTACCAGGACGCCTTCGCCGTGCGCGGCCAGACCGTGGCCCAGGTGCTGCTCACCCGCGGGGATCTGGCCTCCCGGCGCCGCTACCAGAACGCCTGCCGCACCCTGGCCCAGCTGCTCGACTGGGGCGTGGTGCCGGTGGTGAACGAGAACGACACCCTCGCCACCGACGAGCTGCGCTTCGGCGACAACGACACCCTCTCGGCCCTGGTGGCGGTGGCCGTGGCAGCGGACGAGCTGATCCTGCTCACCGACGTGGATCGCCTCTACTCCGGCGATCCCCGCCACGACGCCACGGCACGGCCGATCGACGAGGTGCGCGACCTGGGCGAGCTGGAGCGTCTGAGCCATGGGGCCACGGGCGGCGGGCAGTGGGGCACCGGCGGCATGACCACCAAGCTGGCGGCGGCCCGGATCGCCACCTCCAGCGGCATCCGGGTGCATCTGGCCGACGGCCGTGATCCCGCCGTGCTCGATGCCCTGCTGGCCGGCGAGCGGGTGGGCACCGTGTTCCAGCCCTCCGTCACCCCCCTGCCCGACCGCAAGCGCTGGCTGGCCCACGCCCTGCTGCCCCAGGGCAGCCTGCGGCTCGATGGCGGCGCCGAGCGGGCCCTGATGACCCGCGGCGCCTCCCTGCTCGCGGTGGGGGTGGTGGAGGTGAGCGGCGATTTCCGGCCCCGGGAGCCGGTGCGCCTGCTCAGCAGCGACGGCCGTGAGCTGGGGCGTGGGCTGGCCACCCATGGCAGCGACGAACTGCGCCGGCTGATCGGCCGGGCGGGCGTGGAGGTGGTGCACCGCGACCAGATGGCCCTCACCCTCGCCCCGAACGACTCCTGA
- a CDS encoding YqeG family HAD IIIA-type phosphatase, producing MSLRQLLRPNWLIDRTLADLPLQDLLDQGIRALVLDVDRTLLPRGQAVLPESAVRWLEAAREQLPIHLLSNNPSRQRIGAVARQLGLPFTTSAGKPRRSALRRVLSQFALPHHQVALIGDRLFTDVIAGNRLGLFTVLVKPIDPLGQPCQRDRLQNLELRMAHWIGTSFGG from the coding sequence GTGAGCCTGCGTCAGCTGCTGCGCCCCAACTGGCTGATCGACCGCACCCTGGCCGACCTGCCCCTGCAGGACCTGCTCGACCAGGGCATCCGCGCCCTGGTGCTGGATGTGGACCGCACCCTGCTGCCGCGCGGGCAGGCCGTGCTGCCGGAGAGCGCCGTGCGCTGGCTGGAGGCGGCGCGCGAACAGCTGCCGATCCACCTGCTGAGCAACAATCCCTCCCGGCAGCGGATCGGTGCCGTGGCCCGGCAGCTGGGGCTGCCGTTCACCACCTCCGCCGGCAAGCCCCGCCGCAGTGCCCTGCGGCGGGTGCTCAGCCAGTTCGCCCTGCCCCATCACCAGGTGGCCCTGATCGGCGACCGCCTGTTCACCGACGTGATCGCCGGCAACCGGCTCGGCCTGTTCACCGTGCTGGTGAAGCCGATCGACCCCCTCGGCCAGCCCTGTCAGCGGGATCGGCTCCAGAACCTGGAGCTGCGCATGGCCCACTGGATCGGCACCAGTTTCGGCGGATGA
- a CDS encoding DUF3727 domain-containing protein produces MTGSGEIRSDVPTVLVGDRQGRQLLCFLEQLIPLDGNEYGLLTPVDTPVCLVRIAPDDDSEDEVIEELDGAESILSVAEVVLQEHDLTLVRSAVTLTVSGDLEEPDPEEIEEAFDGEDDDDETDLYEMLIQFRAANQEYGLYIPLDPFFVVARLEGNGAVLVEGEEFDRVQPRIEAELEEREGLA; encoded by the coding sequence ATGACAGGCTCCGGCGAGATCCGCTCCGATGTGCCGACTGTGCTGGTGGGAGACCGGCAGGGGCGGCAGCTGCTCTGCTTCCTCGAGCAGCTGATCCCCCTCGACGGCAACGAGTACGGGCTGCTCACCCCGGTGGACACCCCGGTCTGCCTGGTGCGCATCGCCCCGGACGACGACAGCGAGGACGAGGTGATCGAGGAGCTCGACGGCGCCGAGTCGATCCTGTCGGTGGCGGAGGTGGTGCTGCAGGAGCACGACCTCACCCTGGTGCGCTCGGCCGTGACCCTGACCGTGAGCGGCGACCTGGAGGAGCCGGATCCCGAGGAGATCGAGGAGGCGTTCGACGGTGAGGACGACGACGACGAGACCGATCTCTACGAGATGCTGATCCAGTTCCGGGCCGCCAACCAGGAATACGGCCTCTACATCCCCCTCGACCCCTTCTTCGTGGTGGCCAGGCTGGAGGGCAACGGGGCCGTGCTGGTGGAAGGCGAGGAGTTCGACCGGGTGCAGCCCCGCATCGAGGCCGAGCTGGAGGAGCGGGAGGGCCTGGCGTGA
- the ruvX gene encoding Holliday junction resolvase RuvX, translated as MGQPRPRSVLALDVGRRRIGLAGCDPLGLTVRRLPALARGRFPADLLQLQPLLAERRVDALVVGLPLDQAGQPTEQARHCRRYGERLAAATGLPLAWVNEHGSTWSAAERHGLHGDRSGALDSAAAALLLEQWLQEGPEPQLLPPSPPLPVKMAAIACGRTAGPAPS; from the coding sequence ATGGGCCAGCCCAGGCCCCGCTCGGTGCTGGCCCTCGATGTGGGCCGCCGCCGCATCGGTCTGGCGGGCTGCGACCCCCTGGGGCTCACGGTGCGGCGGCTGCCGGCCCTGGCCCGGGGCCGCTTCCCCGCCGATCTGCTGCAGCTGCAGCCGCTGCTGGCGGAACGCCGGGTCGACGCGCTGGTGGTGGGACTGCCCCTCGATCAGGCCGGGCAGCCCACCGAGCAGGCCCGCCACTGCCGGCGCTATGGCGAGCGGCTGGCCGCCGCCACCGGCCTGCCCCTGGCCTGGGTGAACGAACATGGCAGCACCTGGAGTGCCGCCGAGCGCCACGGCCTCCATGGCGACCGCTCCGGCGCCCTCGACAGCGCCGCCGCTGCCCTGCTGCTGGAGCAGTGGCTGCAGGAGGGTCCGGAACCCCAGCTGCTGCCGCCGTCGCCGCCGCTGCCGGTGAAGATGGCGGCCATCGCCTGCGGCCGAACGGCAGGCCCTGCACCATCCTGA